From a single Gemmatimonadaceae bacterium genomic region:
- a CDS encoding TonB C-terminal domain-containing protein, translating to MRETRLNGPILASAVVHAAALTMLFVVRDRQPQIALPPIYRVNIVAAPAGPRAIGEVTTAPPTPAQTAPPRTAPEQAVQQMPSPNRAAVPAPRRTTPAPAQTSRPRAAARAGGGPTGGRGTDVATVQTEGIEFPFPGYLNNIVRQIALRFQPPDRDARLKAEVMFLIHRNGSVTNMRFVSRSGSYSFDLEAQGAIEAAAGARAFGPLPEGFSDDVLPVVFSFDPQVLR from the coding sequence GTGCGAGAAACGCGGCTCAATGGCCCGATACTGGCCTCGGCGGTCGTCCACGCCGCGGCGCTCACCATGCTGTTTGTCGTGCGCGACCGCCAACCGCAGATCGCTCTTCCGCCGATCTACCGGGTCAACATCGTCGCGGCGCCCGCCGGGCCGCGCGCGATAGGCGAGGTTACCACCGCGCCGCCCACTCCCGCACAGACCGCCCCTCCACGAACCGCGCCCGAGCAGGCCGTGCAACAGATGCCGTCGCCGAATCGGGCAGCCGTGCCCGCGCCGCGTCGGACGACGCCGGCGCCCGCGCAGACGTCGCGGCCGCGGGCTGCGGCACGCGCCGGCGGCGGCCCGACGGGTGGACGCGGAACGGACGTTGCGACCGTGCAGACGGAGGGAATCGAATTCCCGTTCCCGGGGTACCTGAACAACATCGTGCGCCAGATCGCGCTGCGCTTCCAGCCCCCCGACCGGGATGCCCGGCTCAAAGCTGAGGTCATGTTTCTGATTCATCGCAACGGCTCCGTCACCAACATGCGGTTCGTCTCGCGGTCCGGCTCCTATTCGTTCGACCTCGAGGCACAGGGCGCGATCGAAGCCGCCGCCGGGGCGCGCGCCTTCGGCCCGTTGCCGGAAGGATTCTCCGACGACGTCCTCCCGGTAGTGTTCAGCTTCGATCCCCAGGTGCTCAGATGA
- a CDS encoding tetratricopeptide repeat protein — protein MPRRAARLLVALPLVVAGCMATKSDVTVLQQDIMLVRAEAAQSDSARRQEIQRIMRSMQSLTDSVSAVATRLTRLRADVSGRFSAIEEDTRRLQELAGQSQSRMQELRAAVESRVPAPTTPGSAAPQPGPNQLYQLGRDQLLRGSTAAARTAFEDLLARYPESDVAADAQFYIGETHAAEGNAEAADQAYERVASAYPRSPRAATATYKRAVAAEGARRTRDARRLYNEVISKFPRSDEAALARDRLRDLQ, from the coding sequence ATGCCGCGCCGCGCCGCCCGCCTGCTGGTCGCGCTCCCGCTCGTCGTAGCCGGGTGCATGGCGACCAAGAGCGACGTCACCGTCCTCCAGCAGGACATCATGCTGGTCCGTGCCGAAGCGGCGCAGAGCGATTCCGCCAGGCGGCAGGAGATCCAGCGCATCATGCGCTCCATGCAGTCGCTCACCGACTCGGTGAGCGCGGTCGCAACGCGGCTGACGCGGCTGCGGGCGGACGTATCGGGCCGGTTCAGCGCGATCGAGGAAGACACGCGCCGGCTGCAGGAGCTCGCCGGTCAGAGCCAGTCGCGCATGCAGGAGCTGAGGGCGGCCGTAGAGTCGCGCGTTCCCGCGCCAACGACTCCGGGCAGCGCGGCGCCGCAGCCGGGCCCGAACCAGCTGTATCAGCTCGGGCGTGATCAGCTGCTCCGCGGCAGCACGGCCGCCGCCCGCACCGCGTTCGAGGATCTGCTCGCGCGCTATCCGGAATCGGACGTCGCCGCCGACGCGCAGTTCTACATCGGCGAGACGCACGCGGCCGAAGGGAACGCCGAGGCCGCCGACCAGGCGTACGAGCGGGTGGCGTCCGCTTATCCGCGCTCGCCGCGCGCCGCCACGGCGACGTACAAGCGCGCGGTAGCCGCCGAAGGCGCCAGGCGTACGCGCGACGCCCGCCGGCTGTACAACGAAGTGATCAGCAAGTTTCCGCGCTCGGACGAAGCCGCGCTGGCGCGCGACAGATTGCGCGACTTGCAGTAA
- the tatC gene encoding twin-arginine translocase subunit TatC, with product MARRSHSAEMPFLDHLEELRQRLLRAGAAFIGGVIVAFAVVTNIDIIGFLQRPIRPYLGGRTLVYTHPGDVFGILIDMAFVLGAIIASPVIAYQLWLFVSPAMLPREKRMVVPVLAGMLLLFLAGVALSFFVVLPLTMRFLLGLQAGALTPMITAADYFGFAVSMSLMFGVAFELPIAILALTALGIVTPELLVKFRRHAAVAVLVLAAFVTPGSDPTSLVALAVPLYFLYELSVVLSKGLHRRRLKRAARKAAEERAAEQHAGAPA from the coding sequence ATGGCCCGGCGGTCCCACAGCGCGGAGATGCCGTTCCTCGACCACCTCGAGGAGCTGCGCCAGCGACTGCTGCGGGCCGGCGCCGCCTTCATCGGCGGCGTAATCGTCGCGTTCGCGGTAGTCACCAACATCGACATCATCGGCTTTCTGCAGCGCCCGATCCGCCCCTATCTCGGCGGCCGGACGCTGGTGTACACGCACCCGGGGGACGTCTTCGGGATCCTGATCGACATGGCCTTCGTGCTGGGCGCGATCATCGCGTCGCCGGTGATCGCCTACCAGCTGTGGCTGTTCGTGTCGCCCGCCATGCTGCCGCGCGAGAAGAGAATGGTCGTGCCGGTTCTCGCCGGAATGCTCCTGCTCTTTCTGGCGGGCGTGGCGCTGTCGTTCTTCGTGGTGCTGCCGCTGACGATGCGCTTTCTGCTCGGTCTGCAGGCGGGCGCGCTCACGCCGATGATCACCGCGGCCGACTACTTCGGCTTCGCGGTCAGCATGTCGCTCATGTTCGGCGTCGCGTTCGAGCTGCCGATCGCGATTCTCGCGCTGACCGCGCTCGGGATCGTGACGCCGGAGCTGCTCGTGAAGTTCCGCCGGCACGCGGCCGTGGCGGTGCTGGTGCTGGCGGCCTTCGTCACGCCGGGCTCCGATCCGACGTCGCTCGTGGCCCTCGCGGTGCCGCTCTACTTCCTGTACGAGCTGAGCGTGGTGCTGTCGAAGGGGTTGCACCGGAGACGGCTCAAGCGCGCGGCGCGGAAGGCGGCGGAAGAGCGCGCGGCCGAGCAGCATGCGGGGGCGCCCGCGTGA
- a CDS encoding putative LPS assembly protein LptD, which translates to MTRRRLVSAALTAALTAAIAVVCAPAPAAQAQIMSARPDAAPRDTAGRDTTVRELVKWAEPDSVMRDLLDRRGYTATRYQGDRVVFDARVRTLDLTGDPGAVGRGATLVVGDTILYSDVTKLVVVRGDTNILRDPSQNAEDVVSRGSLTYNIATRRGSVSNISTAVESGERWFVSGVEAAFVSDTTGRQPTTFFVREGDFTTCDDPVPHYFFRAGRIKMVSKTLLVARPAVLYIGEVPVLWLPFMFQDIRSGRRSGILTPRFGVSEIFRNSPQYRRHVDNIGYYFALSDYTDARLWLDWRSGARPTEGDPGWIKYNGEFQYRWLSRFMTGRFASSHDRQRSGNTNTALSWAHQQSFSQTRNLSFNLNYVTNTFIQRSNAFDPRQVMATISSQANYAQKLGPASLTIGGNRRQYPGRDQVDQQFPNFNLITPTLALARWLEWTPSLSLINDQNFNLDQPGTVSFRYLPRESGLDSVRLSGDRRATNVTFNTPLKIFGFTWSNSFRVADSDDDYPTSVLLASRTDSGVFSARVFSRTYRTNVDWETSIGLPGLLVGTWNVSPSISFSNVDPAPYMVRTQFSGGRFVRQSKRAIYGIGVSPTFFGLFPGFGRVERFRHSISPRLSYGYAPAARVGDEFLAARNTSRFSYTGGLAQNMITLQISQNIEAKLRAKPDSATGGNRSDGTDRKIRLLSINFSPLAYDFEKARVTGRSGFATERLSYDLASDLLPGFNLSAGYSLFQGVLLSDTAVFKPYRETLSASFTLNQQSGILAAFSRLFGRAVPQRNPQIERLEPAGDDALSRKAGSTPVAGVAARDRIYGGMQATQGFQANFTFSSQRQRPPVGGNVIDYDPAVNCRIYEFNPIAYTQCLVEQQTNPTSATPFDRPIGSAFVRTPPRENIQSQMSFNITPTWSATWGTNYDFQARAFASHTVGLQRDLHDWRSTFAFTKAQNGNFAFSFFISLKAQPDLKFDYDKQTYRRITPLQ; encoded by the coding sequence GTGACCCGGCGGCGTCTCGTAAGTGCCGCGCTAACGGCCGCGCTAACGGCCGCGATCGCGGTCGTGTGCGCGCCGGCGCCGGCGGCGCAGGCGCAGATCATGTCCGCTCGCCCGGACGCCGCTCCGCGCGACACCGCCGGCCGGGATACGACCGTCCGCGAGTTGGTGAAGTGGGCGGAACCGGATTCGGTCATGCGCGATCTGCTCGACCGGCGCGGCTACACCGCGACCCGATATCAGGGAGACCGGGTCGTGTTCGACGCCAGGGTGCGGACGCTCGACCTGACGGGCGATCCGGGCGCGGTCGGGCGGGGCGCCACGCTCGTCGTTGGCGACACGATCCTGTACAGCGACGTGACCAAGCTCGTCGTGGTGCGCGGTGACACGAACATCCTGCGCGACCCATCGCAGAACGCGGAGGACGTGGTCTCGCGCGGCTCGCTGACGTACAACATCGCGACGCGCCGCGGCAGCGTCTCGAACATCAGCACCGCGGTGGAGAGCGGCGAGCGCTGGTTCGTGTCGGGGGTCGAGGCGGCGTTCGTGTCGGACACGACCGGGCGGCAGCCGACCACGTTCTTCGTGCGCGAGGGAGACTTCACCACCTGTGACGACCCGGTGCCGCACTATTTCTTCCGCGCCGGCAGGATCAAGATGGTGTCGAAGACGCTGCTCGTCGCGCGGCCGGCCGTGCTGTACATCGGCGAGGTGCCGGTCCTCTGGCTGCCGTTCATGTTCCAGGACATTCGCTCGGGCCGGCGCAGCGGAATACTCACGCCCCGGTTCGGCGTGAGCGAGATATTCCGCAACAGTCCCCAGTATCGCCGGCACGTGGACAACATCGGCTATTACTTCGCGCTGAGCGACTACACCGACGCGCGGCTCTGGCTGGACTGGCGCAGCGGCGCGCGGCCCACCGAGGGCGATCCGGGGTGGATCAAGTACAACGGCGAGTTCCAGTACCGCTGGCTGAGCCGGTTCATGACCGGGCGGTTTGCCTCTTCCCACGATCGTCAGCGGTCCGGCAACACCAACACCGCGCTGTCGTGGGCGCACCAGCAGAGCTTCTCGCAGACTCGCAACCTGTCGTTCAATCTCAACTACGTCACCAACACCTTCATCCAGCGGAGCAACGCGTTCGATCCGCGGCAGGTGATGGCGACCATCTCGTCGCAGGCGAACTACGCGCAGAAGCTCGGCCCCGCTTCGCTGACCATCGGCGGGAACCGCAGGCAGTATCCCGGCCGCGATCAGGTCGACCAGCAATTCCCGAACTTCAATCTGATCACGCCGACGCTGGCGCTGGCGCGCTGGCTGGAGTGGACGCCGTCGCTGTCGCTGATAAACGACCAGAACTTCAACCTGGATCAGCCGGGCACGGTGTCCTTTCGCTATCTCCCGCGGGAGAGTGGACTCGACAGCGTAAGACTGAGTGGAGACAGGCGCGCGACGAACGTCACGTTCAACACGCCACTCAAGATATTCGGCTTCACCTGGTCGAACTCTTTCCGCGTGGCGGACAGCGATGACGATTATCCGACTTCGGTCCTGCTCGCGAGTCGCACCGACAGCGGCGTGTTTTCCGCGCGTGTGTTCAGCCGCACATACCGAACGAATGTCGATTGGGAGACGAGCATCGGTCTGCCGGGACTTCTGGTCGGCACGTGGAACGTCTCGCCGTCGATATCGTTCTCGAACGTGGATCCCGCGCCGTACATGGTTCGAACGCAGTTTTCGGGCGGCAGGTTCGTCCGTCAGTCGAAGCGGGCGATCTACGGCATTGGAGTTTCGCCGACGTTTTTCGGCTTGTTTCCGGGGTTCGGCCGGGTCGAGCGATTCCGCCATTCTATCTCACCGCGGCTGAGCTACGGTTACGCGCCGGCGGCGAGAGTCGGCGACGAGTTCCTCGCTGCCCGCAACACCTCACGCTTCTCCTACACCGGCGGGCTCGCGCAGAATATGATCACGCTGCAGATATCGCAGAACATCGAGGCCAAGCTGCGCGCCAAGCCTGACAGCGCCACAGGAGGGAACAGATCGGATGGCACCGATCGCAAGATCCGGCTGCTGTCGATCAACTTTTCGCCCCTGGCTTACGATTTCGAGAAGGCAAGAGTCACCGGGCGCTCCGGCTTCGCGACGGAGCGGTTGTCGTACGATCTTGCGTCGGATCTGCTTCCCGGCTTTAACCTCAGCGCGGGTTATTCGCTCTTCCAGGGCGTTCTGCTCAGCGACACGGCCGTATTCAAGCCGTATCGCGAGACGCTGAGCGCGTCGTTCACGCTGAACCAGCAGTCGGGGATTCTGGCCGCGTTCTCACGCCTGTTTGGGCGCGCCGTGCCGCAGCGCAACCCGCAGATCGAGCGGCTGGAGCCCGCCGGCGACGACGCGCTGTCGCGGAAGGCTGGCTCGACGCCGGTGGCCGGGGTCGCCGCGCGGGATCGCATATACGGCGGGATGCAGGCGACGCAGGGCTTTCAGGCCAACTTCACGTTCAGCTCGCAGCGCCAGCGCCCGCCGGTCGGCGGGAACGTCATCGATTACGATCCGGCGGTGAACTGCCGCATCTACGAATTCAATCCGATCGCGTACACCCAGTGCCTGGTCGAGCAACAGACCAACCCGACCAGCGCCACTCCGTTCGACCGGCCGATCGGATCGGCCTTCGTGCGCACTCCGCCGCGGGAGAACATCCAGTCGCAGATGAGCTTCAACATCACCCCGACCTGGTCCGCTACCTGGGGAACCAACTACGACTTCCAGGCGAGGGCGTTCGCCAGTCACACGGTGGGCCTGCAGCGCGATCTGCACGACTGGCGCTCGACGTTTGCATTCACCAAGGCGCAGAACGGCAACTTCGCGTTCAGCTTCTTCATCTCGCTCAAGGCGCAGCCCGACCTGAAGTTCGATTACGACAAGCAGACATACCGGCGGATCACTCCGCTCCAGTGA